gatggagtcttactctgatgcccagactggagtgcaatggcacaatcctggctcactgcaacccccacctcccaagttcgagtgattctcctgcctcagcctcctgagtagctgggattacaggtgcgtgccatcaggcccagctaattttcctatttttagtggagacagggttttaccatgttggccaggctggtctcgaactcctgacctcgagtgattcacctgcctcctcctccaaaagtggtgggattacaggtgtgagccttttGGAGGAGGAGGCAACTTCTGTGATTTTAGAGGGCTGTGGGTATCACATGGCTGTTCTCTGTCCTGTACCCCTGCTATGCAGTTAACCCACTGTCTCTTCAGATGCACCAGCAACCAAGAGCAGCCCATTCCATGACTccatcttctccttctctcccatgCTTCCCGTCTGTCTCTGCTCAGAGGAAAACAGGGGGTCCAGGCTGTGGTCAGACAGCTGTCCAGCGCCTCCCTTTACTGTGCTGCCTTTACCTTCTCTGTTAAATGGCAGCAGGACCAGCAGCTCTCTTGGGGCAGACATCTACCAAGGACTGGCCACATGCCCAGCCCAGCCTTGCCAGTTTAGCCGATCCCTGGGAAGCAGGAAACGTTTCCAGTGAGAAATCACTCGTTTCTTCTTACTTGTGCCTGGGTTTTGCCAGCTTGGTGATCTGGGGCCCCGGACCTGGGCAGCCTGGGTAGCCTTGTGACAGGCATCTGGTCTTTCCTGCCTCTCTTGCCTGCCTGCATCCTACAGTGGGGACTGAGGCCCTGAGGCCCCAAGGGGAAGTGACAGGCGGATGTTGGGGTTCAGACCAGGGATGGTGGGGTGTAGGTGACAACTCCACCGGAACTTCTGCTAGGGCCTCTGCCCACAGGATGTGACTTAGGGAAGGCTCATGGCTTGAGCTGTAGTCGGATAGTGGAGGCCACACAAACCCACCATAGATCCCCACCCACCGCGCTACTGCTCAGACCAATGGTGCCATGCCCCAGCAATGCCGTGGCTCCACCCCTAGGCCAGATGGGCAGGGCCCTGAGATGGGGAAGTGCTGGGGTTTGTGCCAGACTGACCTGGTTCAAATACCAGTATGGTCACTGACCAGCTGTTTGACCCAGGCCAAGTGATGTCACCTGTGAGTCTCAGGATCCTGATGTGTACAATGGAGGTGACAACAGTACCCATATGGTTGAGTGGCAACCGAGATAATTCTCATAAATCGGTAAGTAGGGCTGGGACCATTTATTTTCCATCAATAAATTGTcattactaaaatttttttttttttttttttgagacggagtctcgctctgtcacccaggctggagtgcagtggccggatctctgctcactgcaagctccgcctcccgggtttacgccattctcctgcctcagcctcccgagtagctgggactacaggcgctcgccacctcgcccggctagttttttgtactttttagtagagacggggtttcaccgtgttagccaggatggtctcgatctcctgaccttgtgatccgcccgtctcggcctcccaaagtgctaggattacaggcttgagccaccgcgcccggcctcattacTAAAATTTTTATGGTCTCCCTCCTTATCCTCCCCAcctccaatttatttatttatttatttatttatttatttatttatttatttttcagacggagtctcgctctgtcgcccaggctggagtgcagtggtgcgatctcggctcactgcaagctctgcctcccgggtttacgccattctcctacctcagcctcccaagtaactgggactacaggcgcccgccacctcgcccggctagttttttgtattttttagtagagacggggtttcaccgtgttagccaggatggtctcaatctcctgaccttgtgatccgcccgtctcggcctcccaaagtgctgggattacaggcttgagccaccacccccggcccccACCTCCAATTTAGCTAACAGCCTCCTGCTTCTAATAGTGTACCCATGAACCTGACCCTACGTCTCTCCCTGCCTAAACCCCTCTCTGGTTCTACACTACTCTCAGGAGGAGAggctccttcctcctcagcctgaCTTTCCAGCCCCTCCCTGGTAATGCCCTTCCCCAGAACAGGACCTCTTGTGACATCAAGGTCATCAAAGCCATTCCAGCCTCCTCCTAGGAGGCTTTGAGGCTAAGCAGTGTGGGGTGAGAGCTGGGAGCCACCCcgagggtttttttttgagacggagtctcactctgtcaccaggctggagtgcagtggcaagacctcggcttactgcaacctccacctcctgggttcaggcgattctcctgcttcagcctcctgagtagctgggactacaggcacccaacaccacgcccggctaagttttgtatttttagtagagatggggtttcaacatattggccaggctggtctcgaactcctgaccttgtgatctgcctgcctcggcctcccaaagtgctgggattacaggcgtgagccaccgcgcccaccctAAGGGCAGGAAGAGAGGGTACTTCTTGCAGGAAGAGAGGGTACCCAGAGTCTAGGGGAGTGTGGAATCAGGGGAAAACCGCCCCGAACGCAGGAAGGCTTAGGGAGACAGTAGAGAGATTTGCATGGCcacagcctgggaggtggggtgtGAACTGGAAAGAGCTTCCAATGTCACATTCAGGTTCTTCGGGGACAGAGAGGCCAGACTGGGGGGCCAGGTCTCAGGATCCACCCGCAGAGGGCTGGAGAGGAGGGGGCAGATTGAAGCAGGGCAAAGGAGGCAGAAAAGACGGCTTTGCTGGAGGCTGTCCTTGGGCAGAGCTGGAGGGGGGATCTGGGGGCCGCTGGAGCCAGGAAGATGCAGGCGAAGGGATGGGCGCGATGGGGGAGGCAGATGGGGGGGTGAGTGGTGAGCTCCCACCTGCATAAGGACAGCAGGCCTCCCCAATGCTCTCCTCCTGGCCCAACCACGGATAGACTGAGTCAAGAGAATCCCCTTCACAGTCAGACACCCAGCTTCGGGTCCCAGCTTTGTcgccgtgtgaccttgggcaaatgaccTCACCTCTGAGCCTCAATGTCTTCTTCTGCAAAATGGGTTAGTGATCCTGACTATGGGGCTGTTGATTCAGGATTCGGCGGGAACGCCCAGCACTTCCTGAGCACACAAGAGTGCTGAGAAAATGGTAGCTGTTTTTTGCGATTATTGACCCGGGGCCTGATCAGCTCTGGCGCGACTCGGCGAAGGAGCGAGTCCTGCGGGtcccatccctgcctcctggaGAGCCAGGCTCCAACGATAGAAGGCCCGGGCGTTGCTTGCTAGTCGCCTCCAGTGCCGCCGCGCCCCCTGGCGGCCGTCGGTTGCCATGTCAACGGAGGGTGGCGGGGACCgggggaggcggaggcgggggcCGTTTTCTCCTCCCAGGGCCGGAGGACGCTCCCTCCGCGCCTCCCGCCTTCGCCTCTTGGGGGGGCACTCCGAACCGGGGAGGAAGGGGCTCTCCGCGGCAGCCGGCATGTGGGGGTAAACTGAGGCACGCGGCTGGGCGCCCGCAGCCAGGTGCCGAGCGCGGGGCCCCACCTCCGAAGGCGGAGGAGGGGCCGCGGGCGGTGACGCGCCGAGGGCGGCCGGCGGACAGcgagcgggcgggcgggcggtggcggcggcggcggcaggtGCGGCCgcggagggtgggagggaggagggcgggGGCGGGCGCAGGAGGAGGGGAAGGCGAGGCCGGGCACCTCCCCCTTTATAACGCGCCCCCTCCCGGGCTCTCGGGCCGTCTCCTAGTCGGCTCTTCCCGTCTCGCCCCCTCGCCCGGCCGCCCCGGGCCCGGGCCCGGCCAGGGAGCCCCCAGGCCGCGGCTCGGGGGCTGCCCCCCCGCCCGCCGCCCCGCGCAGCCCGGCGGAGGCGGCGCCGtcggaggaggaggagcagggcaCTGCGGCTGGCCCCGGATCGGGCGCCAGAGCGGCAGCAGCTTCGGCAGCAGCGGCGGCCCGGGCCCATGCAGCGGGACGCGCCACCCCGAGCCCCAGCTCCGGCGCCCCGGCTCCCCGCGCCCCCGATCGGGGCCGCCGCCAGTAGTGGCGGCGGCGGAGGCGggggcagcggcggcggcggaggcgcCTCTGCAGCTCCGGCTCCCCCTGGCCTCTCGGGAACTACAAGTCCCAGGGGGCCtggcggcgggcggcgggcggaaGAGGCGGGGTCGGCGCCGCGAGGCCGGAAGTGGCCGTGGAGGCGGAAGTGGCGCGGCCGCGGAGGGGCCTGgagcgcggcggcggcgggaCCCGGAGCGGGAGCGGCAGCAGCAGCGGctgggggcggcggcggcgcgtTGGAGGCAGCCATGGCAAAGCAGTACGACTCGGTGGAGTGCCCCTTTTGTGATGAAGTTTCCAAATACGAGAAGCTCGCCAAGATCGGCCAAGGCACCTTCGGGTAAGGCTGGGCCCCTCGGGGCCGGGAGCCCTGGGCCTGCACCCCTAGGGCGGACGTCGGGATGCCCCGGGCCCCGCCCGAGTTGGTAGAGAAACCGTCTGTCCCCGGGCTTGCCCACTGGTCTTTAGGCCGCGCCGCACCCCGCCCCGGCCTGAAGGAGCCGGCTGGTGGGGAGGAGCCTGAGGCcggtggtgggggcggggaggggctgCAGAGAGGCGCCCGTGAGGGGAACGGGATCTCTCCAAGAGACGCCCAAGTGAGGAGAAGGGACTGAGGGAAGGAAGCAGAGGCTCCGAACGAGACAGGGTGCCGGGTGGCGGGGTAGCCGCGTGCCCTGGGCACTTACCCCAGCCCCGCCCGGGAATCTTTTTGCTGCTGCCTCTCCTCCTGTAGTGGGGGAGGGGCGGGCCCTGCGGAAATCGCCTGATGAGCTCTCGGGTCTCCCTTTCCGCCTGCAGGGAGGTGTTTAAGGCCAGGCACCGCAAGACCGGCCAGAAGGTGGCTCTGAAGAAGGTGCTGATGGAAAACGAGAAGGAGGGGGTGAGTACGGATCGGGCGTGCGGGCCAGCCGTCTAACTGCCCAGGACCCCGGGTCGGTTTTCCACCCTGCTGCTTCTAGGAGTCTCAGgttgagatttaatttttttcgtAGTAGTTCAGAAATTTCCAGGGAATTTGGCCTCCACCCTAAAACTAAATGCTTCATTCTTAGGCAGTTATGGGTGAGACTGGGAGGGGGAGTTGATGCATGCATCGTGTGCACTTTAGTTCCCGAAGTTAGGAAGCCTTTAAACACCTTTTTTTCGTGTTAAATTTTGCTTAATGTTAAAGAAAGATACATATGCATGCAAATTTTTGAAAAGTGACTGATACTCAGTTATTTAATGTGTTTAAAAGGAGCGGTCCCTCCACCCCGTCTTAGCTCAAGTACAACTTCCCATAAACCTTCCTTTTCCTGATGTGCTTTAGCGAGGACATTTTTAAATCGTCATGTTTGTTGCCAACGAAACAGCCATAGAGCTGAAGTTTGAAGTCTGAAACCGCCAAGCATTTAGTGGCTAATAGCAAAGTATTGCTGTTTCAGTTTGTTGTCTCAAATCATCTCCTTGAAGTGTGCATGCTCTTACTATATCCATTTTACAGGCAGAGCTTCTGAGACAGCTGGTTTCAGAGCCcatgatcttgctctgtctcccaactTGCCTCTCAATATAGACCCCAGGGCTGGGCTCTGTACTGCGCTCACTCTTGACCACTTTCCCCTCTCTCCCACCCAGTTCCCCATTACCGCCTTGCGGGAGATCAAGATCCTTCAACTTCTAAAACATGAGAATGTGGTCAACTTGATTGAGATTTGTCGAACCAAAGGTAAGTTGTTTGGATCTTATAAGGAGATGACACTTGTAGCCTAAGGTTTTGTTCGTAAAGTTGGAACTAGACCCACCTAAACTGCCTCCTCTTAACTCAGATGGACCCATGGTGACTGCTTTCTCTGGTCCTCTTTCATCGTAGCTGGTGCTTCCCCGGGGCCTGCCCTGGCCCAGAAGAggcactcagaaaatatttgaccAGTGAAGGAAGGAACAGACAGATGCTCTGGAGGGCATGGGTGCCCATGGGTTggagcaggaagaaagaaactggTTGTGGGAAAGTGTGTTGGGTGTGGCTTTCTTGactttttcttccttgtattcctgcctcagcttcacccTATAACCGTTGCAAGGGCAGTATATACCTGGTGTTCGACTTCTGCGAGCATGACCTTGCTGGGCTGTTGAGCAATGTTTTGGTCAAGTTCACGCTGTCTGAGATCAAGAGGGTGATGCAGATGCTGCTTAACGGCCTCTACTACATCCATAGGAACAAGGTGGGCGCGAGAGCTGGGAGGAGGACCCAGGCTTGGGCTGGCCTTGGCTCCCACTCCCGGGTGGGTATCGCTGAAGGAGCCACTCTTGCTCTTCTTGCAGATCCTGCATAGGGACATGAAGGCTGCTAACGTGCTTATCACTCGTGATGGGGTCCTGAAGCTGGCAGACTTTGGGCTGGCCCGGGCCTTCAGCCTGGCTAAGAACAGCCAGCCCAACCGCTACACCAACCGTGTGGTGACACTCTGGTACCGGCCCCCGGAGCTGTTGCTCGGTGAGGACTCCCGAGCGGGCCGAGGGGGGTGAGGGCCAGGCATTTACCTGGCCCCCGCCCCCCCACTGCCAGGGCTTCTTGAGCTGCCGGCCCTGGGGCATTGAGTCTCAGGAGGCCTCCGGGCTCAAGGGGCCCTCCTGGTGCGCTCTTCTTCCCAGGGGAGCGGGACTACGGCCCCCCCATTGACCTGTGGGGTGCTGGGTGCATCATGGCAGAGATGTGGACCCGCAGCCCCATCATGCAGGGCAACACGGAGCAGCACCAACTCGCCCTCATCAGTCAGCTCTGCGGCTCCATCACCCCTGAGGTACGGGGTCCCGGTCCCCCGGCAGAGGAGTGGGGAGTAGAATGGAAGGAGCGCTCCTCTCTGGAAGGGAGGCTGGTTTGGTGACAGGGCCTGCCCTTGAGAGCCACACAGGCTGTGCGCCAGTCTCGGTTCCATCAGCCattctgtggccttgggcagaaCAACTGAGTCAGCGCTGGGTTTCTCTTCTGTGAACCAGAAATGTGACGTATATCAGGGTTGGAGCCTATATTCCAGGTGATGTGGGTAGAAGGGCCTGGCACGTGGTATGTGCCAATCTGCGGCGGGCACTGCTTCTCTTGGGAGGGGTCGAGTTCTCTCTCCAGTAGTAGTCTGGGAGTCTCGAAGTGGAGCAGGTATTTTAGTCCTTTTAGGCCTGGACAAAGGGATAAGCCACGTACCTCCTGGCCGGACGGCATCCTCTCTCAACGCCCCCTCCCTCCCAGGTGTGGCCAAATGTGGACAACTATGAGCTGTATGAAAAGCTGGAGCTGGTCAAGGGCCAGAAGCGGAAGGTGAAGGACAGGCTGAAGGCCTATGTGCGTGACCCGTACGCACTGGACCTCATCGACAAGCTGCTGGTGCTGGACCCTGCCCAGCGCATCGACAGCGACGATGCCCTCAACCATGACTTCTTCTGGTCCGACCCCATGCCCTCTGACCTCAAGGGCATGCTCTCCACCCACCTGACGTCCATGTTCGAGTACCTGGCACCACCGCGCCGAAAGGGCAGTCAGATCACCCAGCAGTCCACCAACCAGAGTCGCAATCCCGCCACCACCAACCAGACGGAGTTTGAGCGTGTCTTCTGAGGGCCGGCGCTTGCCACTAGggctcttacatttttttcttctgctatgtGACTTGCATCGTGGAGACGGTGGGGCATTTGAGTTTATATCTctcatgcatattttatttaatccccaCCTTGGGCTCTGGGAGCAGCCCGCTGAGTGGACTGGAGTGGAGCATTTGCTGAAAGGCCAGGAGGGTATCGGGGCTGTCCTGTCCTCGCTGGCTTTCTGGATGGTGCCCAGAGGGTTTCCATGGGGTAGGAGGAGGGGATCTCCCACCAGTGACTTTTTCTAAGAGCTCCCAGCATGGTGGAAGAGGGGACAGTTCCCTCACCCACCCACAATCCTATTCTCGGGCTGAGAACCCTGCGTGGGGACAGGGCTGGCCTCAGGAATGGGCTGTTTTTGGCCTAACCCTCAGAAGCACTGGGGCTGGCACAAACTCTTGGTTTCTTCAGCAGGAGAATTTTATCGTGTTTCTTTTGGTTCCATTGTTTGGAGACATTCCGGGGCACAGTTTGGTCCGTTAgaattaaaaggtttttttttctttttttttctttttttttttcctccaggagTTGATGTGGGTTTTGTTCTGCGCACATGCCACCAACTCTTCCCCCACAGTCAGCAGGTTGGGCCTGACCATTGGGACTTGATTGTGAAGTCACTGgaggtcttgactcttttatctCAGTTCCTGTTCTCTTACATAATTGTAAAGGACCTTTGTCTGTTTTTCCTCTTGGGTGCCTTCCAGAACGCATCTCATGTCCCTGGTGAGGGAATTGGCGAGGACCTGCTGCGAGCTGCTGTGGCTGCAGTGGTGACCcagctgggcagatcactggagtgACAATTTGATCTGTCACCTGAGAAGGATGGTCCCTCAGGCTGCTGGGTAGAGGGCCTGGGGCAggccagagagagaaagtgtgcAGAGGGTGGAGGGATCACAGGGGTCTTGGAAGGTGGCAGTAGTTTGAACAGGGGTGAGGAGTGTGTGGGAGGAAAATACAGGCTGAAGGTAGAATACCTGGGACCCTCTGAGGAGCGGAACATTCTGGCGGGCATGTTTTCTGTGAGCCTGAAGTTGGGAAGAGACATTCTGGAGGTCAATTTCCTACATCCTCTTACGGGCAGAGACCTTGAAGTGGGGCCAGGAAGGAAGATTGGCAAAACCTTTGACCAGAACTGTCCATTTACAGAAACTGACCCAGACCACAACACAAAAGgccagtgaaagaaaaaaaattttttttttttttttttttttgagacagagtctcactcagttgcccaggctgaagtgcagtggcgtgatctcggctcactgcaacttctgcctcccgggttcaagcgattctcctgcctcagcctcctgagtagctcggactacaggcgcccactaccacgcccagttaatttttgtatttttagtagagatggggttttgccatcttggccaggctggtctcgactcctgacctcaagtgatccgcccacctcagcctcccaaagtgctgggattacaggtgtgagccaccacgtccagccaaggAAAAAATTCTTGATTGGTGTATTTGTTTTCCTGAGACGCTATAACTAATTGCTACAAGCATGCTAGCTTAAAGTAACACGTTTATTCTGTTCCAAAGTTACTGGTGGCAGGGTCCGCTCCTTCGGGAGGATCTGAGGGGGAAGAGAATCCTTCCTGAGACTCCTGGTGACTGCTGGCAGTCCTTGCATCCCTTAGGCTTGTAGATGTGTCGCTCCGGTCTCTGCCTGTGTTCACATGGCATTCTTccctctatgtcttttttttttttttttttttgaggtagagtttcgctcttgttgcccaggctggagt
Above is a window of Papio anubis isolate 15944 chromosome 13, Panubis1.0, whole genome shotgun sequence DNA encoding:
- the CDK9 gene encoding cyclin-dependent kinase 9 translates to MQRDAPPRAPAPAPRLPAPPIGAAASSGGGGGGGSGGGGGASAAPAPPGLSGTTSPRGPGGGRRAEEAGSAPRGRKWPWRRKWRGRGGAWSAAAAGPGAGAAAAAAGGGGGALEAAMAKQYDSVECPFCDEVSKYEKLAKIGQGTFGEVFKARHRKTGQKVALKKVLMENEKEGFPITALREIKILQLLKHENVVNLIEICRTKASPYNRCKGSIYLVFDFCEHDLAGLLSNVLVKFTLSEIKRVMQMLLNGLYYIHRNKILHRDMKAANVLITRDGVLKLADFGLARAFSLAKNSQPNRYTNRVVTLWYRPPELLLGERDYGPPIDLWGAGCIMAEMWTRSPIMQGNTEQHQLALISQLCGSITPEVWPNVDNYELYEKLELVKGQKRKVKDRLKAYVRDPYALDLIDKLLVLDPAQRIDSDDALNHDFFWSDPMPSDLKGMLSTHLTSMFEYLAPPRRKGSQITQQSTNQSRNPATTNQTEFERVF